The DNA window TAATAGGAGTAATCTTTCTATATGAATGAAACCAATGAATGGAACTACATATATGATCAGTAGCCCCTGAATCAATTATCCATGAGTGAATATGATGATTATGCAATTGATGGAATGAGTTACCTACTGATGAATGACCAACAGTAACCTGATTGGATGAGGCATGTCCTGAAACTTGGCCAAGGCTAGACTTCTGAAGTAGATCCATCAGAGTGTTGAATTGGCTTTGAGTCATAGGAGAATTATCAACTTTGGATGCAGCAGCAATTTGATCAGGAGCAGAACCATCCTCATTCACATCAGAAGCGACATTGTTGGCTGTGGATGGAAATCTATTCTGCATATGAGGTGGAACCCCATGTTTCTTGAAACAATTGTCCACTGTGTGGTTAGTTTTACCACAAAACATGCAAACCCGATTTCCATGCTTTAAATTGGTTGATTTCCCTCCAAATTTCTTGTATTCAGTAGCATTAATCAATGACTGAGACTCATCAGAAACTGTAGGAACTTGTATTTGGCACTCATGTTGAATCACCATAGAAAAGATCTTGTTAATAGAGGGCAAAGGATCCATCAACAAGATTTGAGACTTAACTACTGCAAATTAATCATTTAGACCAGTTAGAAAACGGATGATTTGTAAAAcctgatgattggatcatgcacTACGCATAGCTGCGCATGAACATTTGATACGACATGTGCACATAGGTAAAGGTAAGTAAAGATCGAGTTCTTCCCATAAAATTTTGAGATCAGAGAAAAATTCGGTTACCGATTTGGATTCTTGCTAGAGGTTGTAGATCTCTTGCTGCAACTCAGAAATTCGTATGAGATCACCTTGAGAGAATCGTTCTTTGAGGTCATTCCACACATCAAGCGCGTTCTCCATGAAAACGATGGATTGAGCTATTGAATCTGAAACCGAATTCATAATCCAAGAATGTACTATCATATTGCAACGATTCCAAGAACGAACGGACGGATCGAAAGAATCTTCAGGAACTAGGAGCGATCCATCAATGAAATCAATCTTCATTTTGCCACCAAGAGCTCTCTTCATGGATCGAGCCCAAGAATGATAGTTCGAACCGGTGAGCTTGGGAAGAACGGTAACGGAGCCAGGACCGTGGCTGGGATGAACGAAGTACGGAGAAGTAGGATCCAGAGCTGGATCAGTGGAAGGACGAGGAGGAGCCATGGAGGAAACAACCATTCAGCAGTGGCGGAGCAGCGGAAGAAGGATCGTAAAGGTGGATGATACCATATCGTGATTATAGAATGTGAAGCATATTGatcacaaagaagaagaagaagaatggagAAGAGTAAAATTTTGTTATGCTTCTCAACCGTTTACAGTTACAAATTCAGCCTTATATATGAAACAATGAGTGGCTGAGAAAGGAAAAGAAGCTATCCTATATTAGCCAATAGAATGTAAGCATAGTTGTAGCCTATCATAACCTAACACTTGGACAGTAGGAAGAATGAGCTAAAATTATACAAACCATATCATAACTAATATCATAATATACCTTCCATCAGTGATTTACTTAAGCAAAATTGTTGTAGAATACCCTGAATAAACCGAAAAACTAATATAAGTATcgtatttatataaataaagttGTTGTTCCTTATTTAACTCAACAAGATTGTTGTTGAAATAAGGATCTTTATTATTTCCATCATCATACCTGCTAAAGCTAAAATTAATCACCTTACAAACATTTTGTGATTGATAGAAGTCTTGAATACTGACCCATACTAAAGTTAATATTAATGACCTTACAAACAAATTGCTTTTTAATATAACTCTTGAATACTGCTCTAGTATAATTTCAATCATCATACCTGCTAAACCTAGTATTAGTAGCAATTATTATAGTATCTTATTTAATACATATTGTCATTTACCAATGCAAAAATTGTCATGTTTATTCCTCTGCATgttttacatcattgcaaatatGACATACTATTggtttaataatatttttgattACTTCACAAACTTTTTGAAgtgtataaaatatatattataataaaacctTTCATATCATTGAGTGTATCCTATTCTGCATCTAAAAATTTTGGATGGAACATTTTGCAAATATATTTGTGGATTGGCTCATTATTTAGCCATTCCTTGCATAATGGTGGTATCTTAATTCTCAAACAACATGGATAAACAACAAAGTGTTGAACGTGATCACTTTAATATTATTCTCAACAGAAAAAGATCATTCGATGCTAGACATCATAGAAAACGTGTTCTTGAATCTAAAAGGGTAAAGAGACTGGCGGCAATCAACAATGAAAATGCAGAACAAGCTCAACCACACATTGAGGATGTATCTTCACATATCAGATTTACAATATCTACTATTTCTCCAAATATCCCAAGTTCCATCATATCTCATCGAAATAGCTTTTAGAAAACTAAGTATAACTCATTTTTGAATACGTTGCCAAGTACATTAACAAAAAGATGCACAAGATTTGTTTCTCTCAAGAACGTTAACAATATAGGAGTGAAACTCGGAAGGAGATTTGATAATGAGTTTATGCACGGTGCTACTGCATCTTCAAGCCATACAGCATATCTAGTTTTGACCAAAACAATAGTGAATCAAAACTATTTCAACAACAAATTCGTGTTTACAATATGATGTTCTCATTTACTTCTCCAAGTGCTAAAATGGACAACAGATTTAACAATGGTAGAGGTCCTCCTAATTATCGAATTCAAGGTCAATCATGTCATCGTATAGGTAGCATGTTACCATTGCTAGGTCAAAATCCCCGGTTTGCACAGTTCTATATATTAGATATTGAACATGAAGTTCAAAATATAATTGATGGAGTCAGGTTTATTCATTTAATTGTGTTTGTCTTATGATTGTTTATTAATTTGTTTTGCAACATACTTAATATGAACTTTATACCTTTTTACTTTGTAGAACAAGAAATGGagttgaaattaatatagtggaAAAATTGTCTTCAATGTTATATGAACATAATGTCCATGCTCAGTGATTTTGGATGACAAGGGATAAACTATCTGAAGGCAATGTGTCAGACCTAAAACTTCATTTTATTTCTGAGCGACATACTGATGGAATAATATATAATCAACCAATAGTTTTCGAAGTTGTTGCTCTGATTGTTGGTGATGTTGATACTGCAGAAAAGAGAGATATTATAATGCATAAACAATGTGGCGAACTTTAGAGAATAGATGAATATCATACGTCTTATTTGGGATTTCAATATCCATTACTTTTCCCTTATGGTGAAGATGGTTACAGACCTAACATCAAGCATCGCAATAAAGGTTCTAACAGAGTTCGTATTTCAGATACAACAGCTTCAGTAGTAGAAAATGAGGAGTTCCATGGGAGGAAGCAACGAAAAGAAATAAACTTACAATCAAAGAGTGGTTCGTCTTTAGGATCCAATCAAAGAAAAATGAGGCACAAACAATTCTCATGTCAAGGAGATTATTCCAATAGTTTTTGGTAGATGGTTTTACAATGATGGAATTTGAGCGGCTTCGATGGCTAAAAAAAATTAGTCAAAACTATGAGTAGGTAAGTATGACCATCTCGCGGATACTAGAACAAATAGACATACACATGGTGCAGCTACAGGGAAAAGGGTTGTGCTACCTTCATCGTATGTTGGAAGTCGCGGATATATGGATCAATTATACTTTGATGGTATGGCAATTTGTAGTTATTTTGGATTTCCTGATTTGTTTATTACGTTCACATGTAGTCTAAATTAGTCGGAAATTCAACATGTACTAAGTTTTGCTAATCTGAAAGCGGACGATCGTCTGGATCTCATAACAAGAATCTTTAAAATGAAATTTGATGCATTATTGTCCAATTTGAACAAAAACAGTATCATGGGGAAGGTTCTTGCATGTAAGTAATTGATCATTTGGATTATTTTCATTTACTTCCTCATTTTGTATTACATCTTATAAAACATGTCAGATTTTTTTTTGTAGATATATATACAATTGAGTTCCAGAAAAGAGGCCTACCCCATGCTCACATATTAATTTTCCTTCATCTATCAAGCAAGTATCCAATGCATGCTAACATTGATCGTATCATATCGGCAGAAATACCAAACAAAGACACTGACGAAAAGTTGTATAACTTGGTTAAATCTCACATGATTCACGGACCTTGCGGAAATGCTTTTCGGAATTCACCGTGTATGAAGGAAGTTAAATGTTCAAAATACTTCCCTAAAGACTTTCGGCGTGATacgaatgttgatcaagatggaTATCTGGTATATAGAAGAAGGGAAAACGGTCACACTATCGTTAAGAATGGAATTGAGATTGACAATAGATTTGTTGTTCCCTACATTGCAAAGTTATTTCTGAAGTACATAGCTCGTATTAACATGGAATGGTGCAATCAAAGTACATCCGTCAAATATTTGTACAAATACATCAACAAAGGCTATGATAGAATAATTGTTGCAATTATAATGAATCAAGATGGAACTGCTTTGCAACATGACATCATCGATGAGATCAAACAGTATATTGACTGTAGGTACGTTTCTCTGAGCAAAGCTGCTTGGAGAATTCATGCTTTCCCTATTCATGGAAGAAAACCAGCTGTAGAAAGACTACATTTTCACGCTGAGGGTCAAAATTCACTCTTCTTTACTGATGTCAGCAGTATTACCACATTCCTTGATAAACCGAGTGTTACGGAATCAATGTTTACATCTTGGTTTGAAGCCAACAAGAAATACGAAGAAGCACGACAACTAACATATAGAAATTTTGCTTCGAAGTTTGTAAACGTAAAAAAAAGAGTGGAAACTCAGGCAAAAGGGATATACAATTGGCAGACTAATATGGGTTCCCCTAATTACCGGAGAATTGTACTATCTCAGGATGATGCTAACACATGTTAAGGGACCGCAAAGTTATGATGAAATAAAGATAGTGTACAATGTCAAGTACGATACTTTCCGTGATGCAAGTTTTGTGATGGGGTTTATCGGTGATGATCGAGAATTCATATATGCAATAATAGAAGCATTTCATTGGGGTTTTGACCATTATTTTGAGATATGTTTTCACATGTTTTTGACAAGTAGCATTAATAGGCCTAAGCATGTATGGAGTAAAACTCGATATCTGTTATCTGATGGAATTCTTTATTCTCAGCAAAGGATTGCAAACAACAGGAGTCATCATTTTCAAATTTAagcattttccaaataattttattataaattatattgtaAACTTGACACTCTATGGTAATATATTGTTTTCTAACAGGTTTGCAACTATCAGATGAAGAAATTTTGAATTTAacattgattgaaattgaaaaactTCTTCGGTGAAGTCGTAAGAGTTTAAGTGATTTCCCTGGAATGTCAAAACCACAGAGTTACGTACTTGAGGAGCTTGGAAACAATTTTATATACGAAGAGCGGAACTACGATCCTGCTGAACAACTTCAAGAGTTCAATACGGTGTACCATAATCTCACAGGTCCCAATAATAACAACATCACATTACTTATAAGAAATTcaattttgttaaaattttatatattaatacgtTGTTTTTAAATTATCTGTTAATTGCATGACAAATGAACAAAGAGatgttttcaaacaaatcatgACGGCTGTCTAAACCCAGAATGGAGGCGTATTCTTTCTGTATGGATATGGCGGGACAGGGAAAACGTATATGTGGAGAACATTAGCTTCTTACATAAGATCAAGAAGACAAATATGCTTGACAGTTGCCTCTTCAGGTATTGCATCCCTTTTTCTCCCTGGTGGTCGAATGACACATTCTAAATTTAAGATTTCAACACTACaaaaaaaaggtctcctgccacggccaagaaaccgaggctatatgcaaaataaccatAGCGTAACactgaggccacggtttggccacaaAAATCCAACTGTGGGATATGCGGTCGTGGCCTAAAGTATAGTCCACGATTTTTTGGTATATACCACGTTTTTTTGACATTCGTGGCTTTTATAGGCCACGGGTTAGGTAGTTTGATTAAAGCCGCGGTTTATATTTGCCATGATTACATAACTGTGGCCATATGATAAAGTCACGGTTTCAGTTTAACGTTTAACatacagttttggttcaagatatagcAACGGTTTGGTTATGACTACAGATTTAAAACCGtggttatatgttatgcattctaaaccattaatcttgacacagtttatTTCTatatcattacataaatatgttatatatatatatatatatatatatatatatatatatatatatatatatatatatatatatatatatatatatatatatatatatatatatatatatgcacatgcATTAATAATCAAAAACCAATAATTATTACCAGCTGCATCAAATGATTCAAATATCTATTGTTAACAATTGTCTTGAATGAGTTTTGGTAATGTTGAATAAACACAAGTAGGTTCATGATTGAATTCAAACATCTTTTTATGACATCCTATGAGTGGTTGGTTCATGATTAGCTAAACTGTAAATATATATTTCACAACAACTTATATAACAAATCTCCATGCTAGCTAGCCTACAATTTCACAATCCAGTAGGGCGGGGAGCTCCAGGTCCAGTAGGGCAGGGAGCTTGACCATGTTAAATTCAGCTGCTAATGCTTGCAACCATTCATCACCtttaacttcttcttcttctaataaCGTGTAAACTGCAATGGAGGTTATTAGCTAACATCAACAGTACTTCAAGAATATGTTAAATCAATATGCATGCAATGTATATCCAAGTAGTAAACAGTTTAATACCATTAAATCAAATGGAGCAACTATTTTTCATGTTTATAGTGTGAAGCCAATTTACCATGTGTCGCAAATGATATTTCACCAAGTCGACATCTGAGAGATTGTGAGTTACAAGCTGAGAAGATTCCATTCTCCCCTGCATATGTTTTAGCTCGGACGGTGTGTGAATCCCAACACTGCACATAAACACaatgaataataaaatattatcgtCTTGGCATAAAACTTGTTATCAACGTATAAACAACATGGCATTTCATCCATTTGTATGATCTTAGGTGACATAAAACATGTTATCATCGTATAAACAACATGACATTTAAGTGGCCAATCAACATATGTCACTTACATCGAGTAACAATTAACATGTGTTATATATAAACATCAAATAAGTTTCAAGTAATACTCAAAATATGTTATAAgtatctaaaagaaaaaaaaatacaactTAACTAATTAACTAAATGTCATTGTTTGGTTGAATCATGGTACAAGATATGTGTTACATATATTAGatgataaagaaatttaaaaattggTGATAAATTTGCCACAATCTTGTTTCCTCTATAATGTAGTCTCACTCTAGAATTCTAGTTTTGGGTGGAAAGACCAACTTCATCCAGATCACCTTATTTCTAACATAAAAGTAAGTAGATCCGGAGGCAACTCAAAAAGTATAAGCCCTCTGTTGTGCTTTGAATAAGCATCTTACCAATTGTTGTGAAAAACTGTGACACAAATACCGATGATTTTCTCAGCCAAACTAATTCAAAATTATGAGTATAATCGCCTAGTTTCATCACATGCAAGATTTATAAGAGAACATATTCACTCAAGCTTTCATATGATGAAAGTGAAATT is part of the Vicia villosa cultivar HV-30 ecotype Madison, WI linkage group LG2, Vvil1.0, whole genome shotgun sequence genome and encodes:
- the LOC131646889 gene encoding uncharacterized protein LOC131646889; the encoded protein is MDPLPSINKIFSMVIQHECQIQVPTVSDESQSLINATEYKKFGGKSTNLKHGNRVCMFCGKTNHTVDNCFKKHGVPPHMQNRFPSTANNVASDVNEDGSAPDQIAAASKVDNSPMTQSQFNTLMDLLQKSSLGQVSGHASSNQVTVGHSSVGQNMQGGDWFC
- the LOC131650132 gene encoding uncharacterized protein LOC131650132, with product MHANIDRIISAEIPNKDTDEKLYNLVKSHMIHGPCGNAFRNSPCMKEVKCSKYFPKDFRRDTNVDQDGYLVYRRRENGHTIVKNGIEIDNRFVVPYIAKLFLKYIARINMEWCNQSTSVKYLYKYINKGYDRIIVAIIMNQDGTALQHDIIDEIKQYIDCRYVSLSKAAWRIHAFPIHGRKPAVERLHFHAEGQNSLFFTDVSSITTFLDKPSVTESMFTSWFEANKKYEEARQLTYRNFASKFVNVKKRVETQAKGIYNWQTNMGSPNYRRIVLSQDDANTC